In Malus sylvestris chromosome 16, drMalSylv7.2, whole genome shotgun sequence, the following are encoded in one genomic region:
- the LOC126607054 gene encoding trans-Golgi network-localized SYP41-interacting protein 1-like isoform X2, which translates to MRAIPMSEKPGLKQVLEDSAAEAEGDQAIRGSPVPNGLVKDSNVIRNDVAEPVNQELGSESPAADGVEDGDDRVPGDKGKVTEDSGKEEFVDCSEDYAMDEVDRLRLLLETTVSEKESLARQFEEEREAFGRELASLRFQLNAFTDPQPSIGESGNFVNTRWTELINECSGLVKTALEKRLQTEAAVRELEGVVFKKDQEIEELNAKVNEFSVLNDVVSIFLNSAQRFVEVSSEAQIEKDTHVEFVTNRMLASIKGVVDQQEMVDGSIGGKLAHVEQCTSILIQKLTGMLSEIEQLRQCLPEARSDLDSHELGGIFAAARDELFEHKRKEAEFVERLSHLEDENRKLIEELENQKGIVEMVNAALGQTKMELEQEKHRCANTREKLTMAVTKGKALVQQRDLLKQSIAEKTSQLEKCLIELQEKSSALEAAELTKEELIRSENSIASLQEIVSQKNAIIESLEEVMSQTGVPEELQSMDILERLRWLSDENDKLKGISLEFQNLRDAMHAIDLPEVISSSDLEYQVNWLRESFSQAEEEVLMLRNEITATKEVARKNIDHLTDSLSAELQAKEYLQAELDNLTSEYQEIVKKEQQVSLEKADMAKEEVLMLRDEITANKEVARKNIEDLTAALSAELQSKEYLQAELDNLTSEYQEIVKKEQQVSSEKANMVRMLLNVSGVVVDNEEVYEPSSDTALLIDRCIGKIKEQSSSSLDSAKVDAELFETIQTHLYVRDQKLMLCETLLEEETLVRSEVSNLSNELRDVSQILVALKEEKGTLQRDFERSEEKNTVLREKLSMAVKKGKGLVQDRENLKHRLDEKKSEIDKLQLELQQEQLALAECRDKISSLSADADRIPKLDADLVTMKEQRDQLEQFLLESNNMLQRVIESLDGIDLPVDPVFEEPVGKVKFIAGYINECQDAKEKAEQELGKVKEDVNDLAGKLAEAHSTIKSLENELSVAENDISQHVEQKREMEVGKTKVEKEFEKAIEEAKSQAIKYSEVCASKKSLEEALSLVENNISVLVSEKEGALAGRAAAETELEKVKEEVDIQTGKLTEAYKTIKLLEDSLSQVQDNVSLLIEQNNEVQIGRTNLEGDLKKLQDEARFHDNKVADAQATIKSLEDALLKAENDISVLEGEKKNAEEEILTLNSKLNTCNEELSGTNSSTESRSIEQSCHLHNLHLLLKDETLLSTVKRCFEKKFEGLKDMELILKNIKDRCVSMNLEELQRYQVLEEDSYATKSFSDGLDNIYSVEKDNGEASVSDADMSSYLKKTAEKFQLRDNILAENVERFSSSVDEFIANLLRNLQAIRDEVITMSENMESVKEKATNLEISKQEQEDTIASLENDLNSLLSSCTDATGELQFQVKNNLLELSSVPELEELKHYLFPETGAIGGETTETNEQGLYGSKYGKTAEMLSISIRKVKALIKQFESASKVAASTIEDLQSKLTEARTTVEKAVEERDLGQNRISKLDTDVEALQNSCSKLALRLEDYQSKEDKFNEKEAEVLSLRNALSMKEQEAEDSLLSASEIKILFDKISGIEIPMPESHGGDSQPHISSHVNKLFYVIDSISDLQHQINLLSYEKDELQSTLGTRNLEIEQLKEEVESYDRDRQGREKMKNELSLLIYSLEKIIDMSGGNDLVGDQKSSGVTGLLSVLEKQVRALQLESESSKSKAQELGTKLGESQKIVEELSTVVNSLQGRAAQSEIVQDRSIFEAPSLPTGSEISEIEDGGSHGKNGISPVQSAAHVRTMRKGSTDHLAIEIGSESTRLLNSEETDEDKGHVFKSLNASGLIPRQGKLVADRIDGIWVSGGRVLMSRPRARLGLIVYWLFLHLWLLGTIL; encoded by the exons ATGCGCGCCATTCCGATGTCTGAGAAACCTGGCTTGAAGCAGGTTCTGGAGGACTCGGCAGCTGAGGCGGAGGGAGATCAAGCGATTCGGGGCAGTCCAGTTCCGAATGGTTTGGTCAAGGATTCGAATGTGATTCGAAACGACGTCGCCGAGCCGGTGAATCAG GAATTAGGGTCGGAGTCGCCGGCGGCGGACGGAGTCGAAGACGGCGATGACAGGGTTCCGGGAGATAAAGGCAAAGTGACGGAGGATTCGGGGAAAGAGGAGTTCGTCGATTGCTCGGAGGATTACGCCATGGATGAGGTGGATCGCCTGCGGCTTTTGCTGGAGACTACTGTTAGCGAGAAGGAAAGTTTAGCGCGCCAATTCGAG GAAGAAAGAGAGGCTTTTGGTAGAGAATTAGCAAGTCTTCGGTTTCAGCTCAATGCTTTCACTGATCCACAGCCATCGATTGGCGAAAGCGGTAATTTTGTTAATACCCGATGGACTGAGTTGATAAATGAATGTTCTGGACTTGTTAAGACGGCTTTGGAAAAACGGTTGCAGACTGAGGCCGCAGTGAGAGAGCTTGAAGGAGTTGTGTTTAAGAAGGATCAAGAGATTGAGGAACTCAATGCCAAGGTCAATGAGTTTTCGGTATTGAATGATGTGGTATCAATTTTTTTGAATTCTGCTCAGAGGTTTGTGGAAGTGTCATCTGAGGCTCAGATTGAGAAGGATACACATGTTGAATTTGTGACTAACAGGATGTTGGCTTCAATTAAGGGTGTTGTTGATCAACAAGAAATGGTGGATGGTTCTATAGGTGGAAAATTAGCACATGTTGAGCAATGCACTTCGATCTTAATTCAAAAGTTGACCGGGATGCTTTCTGAAATTGAGCAACTTAGACAGTGTTTACCGGAGGCCAGGTCAGATCTTGACTCGCATGAATTAGGGGGGATCTTCGCTGCTGCCCGTGATGAGTTATTTGAGCACAAAAGAAAGGAAGCAGAGTTTGTCGAAAGATTGAGCCATCTAGAAGATGAAAATAGGAAATTGATTGAAGAACTTGAAAATCAAAAAGGAATAGTTGAGATGGTAAATGCGGCTCTAGGACAAACAAAAATGGAACTAGAGCAGGAGAAGCATAGGTGCGCTAATACCAGAGAGAAGCTTACTATGGCCGTGACAAAAGGGAAGGCATTGGTACAGCAACGGGACTTGTTGAAGCAGTCCATTGCTGAAAAAACAAGTCAGCTTGAGAAGTGTTTGATTGAATTGCAAGAGAAGTCAAGTGCACTTGAAGCTGCTGAGTTAACCAAGGAGGAATTGATTAGAAGTGAAAATTCGATTGCATCCTTACAAGAAATAGTATCCCAGAAGAATGCAATCATTGAAAGTTTGGAGGAGGTTATGTCTCAGACCGGTGTACCTGAAGAACTTCAGTCTATGGATATTCTAGAGAGGCTTCGGTGGCTTTCGGATGAAAATGATAAACTCAAGGGCATTTCCCttgaattccaaaacttgaggGATGCTATGCATGCAATTGATCTACCAGAAGTTATTTCATCTTCTGACTTAGAGTATCAAGTGAATTGGCTTAGGGAATCGTTTTCTCAGGCCGAAGAGGAAGTTCTTATGTTGCGCAATGAAATTACTGCAACTAAGGAAGTGGCACGTAAAAATATAGACCACTTAACTGATTCACTTTCAGCTGAGTTGCAGGCAAAGGAATATCTCCAAGCAGAGCTGGACAATCTGACATCCGAATACCAAGAGATTGTCAAGAAAGAGCAACAGGTGTCTTTGGAGAAGGCTGATATGGCCAAAGAGGAAGTACTTATGTTGCGCGATGAAATTACTGCAAATAAAGAAGTGGCGCGTAAAAATATTGAAGACTTAACTGCTGCACTTTCAGCCGAGTTGCAGTCAAAGGAATATCTCCAAGCAGAGCTGGACAATCTGACATCTGAATACCAAGAGATTGTCAAGAAAGAGCAACAG GTGTCTTCAGAGAAGGCCAATATGGTCAGAATGTTACTCAATGTGTCGGGAGTTGTAGTGGACAATGAAGAGGTCTATGAGCCTTCCTCGGACACTGCCTTGCTCATTGACAGATGCATTGGGAAGATAAAAGAACAGAGTAGTTCCTCACTTGATTCTGCaaaggttgatgctgaattgTTTGAAACAATTCAAACCCACCTGTATGTAAGAGATCAGAAATTGATGCTTTGTGAGACTTTACTAGAAGAGGAGACTCTGGTGAGGTCAGAGGTGAGTAATCTATCGAATGAGTTGCGGGATGTATCTCAAATACTTGTAGCGTTGAAAGAGGAAAAGGGGACCCTGCAGAGAGATTTTGAACGATCAGAGGAGAAAAATACTGTGCTAAGGGAGAAGTTATCCATGGCAGTCAAGAAAGGTAAGGGACTGGTTCAAGACCGGGAAAACTTGAAACATCGTTTGGATGAAAAGAAATCGGAAATTGATAAGTTACAGCTTGAGTTACAGCAGGAACAATTGGCACTTGCTGAATGCAGGGACAAGATAAGTAGTTTGTCTGCTGATGCAGATCGCATCCCAAAGTTAGATGCTGATCTAGTTACAATGAAGGAACAACGGGATCAACTCGAACAGTTCTTATTGGAGAGTAATAACATGTTGCAGAGAGTAATCGAATCTCTTGATGGCATTGATCTTCCTGTTGATCCAGTTTTTGAAGAGCCTGTGGGGAAGGTGAAGTTCATTGCAGGATACATAAATGAGTGTCAGGATGCGAAGGAAAAAGCAGAGCAAGAATTGGGAAAAGTAAAAGAGGATGTCAATGATCTGGCTGGTAAGTTAGCAGAAGCTCACTCAACTATAAAGTCGCTGGAAAATGAGTTGTCAGTTGCAGAGAATGATATTTCTCAACATGTTGAACAAAAGAGGGAAATGGAAGTGGGTAAGACCAAAGTTGAAAAAGAGTTCGAGAAAGCAATTGAGGAAGCTAAGTCTCAAGCTATCAAGTACAGTGAGGTTTGTGCGTCAAAAAAGTCACTGGAAGAGGCGTTATCACTCGTAGAAAATAATATATCTGTGCTTGTCAGTGAAAAAGAAGGAGCTTTAGCCGGTAGAGCTGCTGCAGAGACAGAGCTAGAGAAAGTAAAAGAGGAAGTTGATATTCAGACTGGCAAACTAACAGAGGCGTATAAGACCATAAAGTTACTCGAAGATTCCCTATCGCAGGTACAGGACAATGTTTCTTTACTCATTGAACAAAACAATGAAGTTCAAATTGGTAGGACCAATTTAGAGGGTGATCTAAAGAAACTGCAAGACGAAGCTCGATTCCACGATAACAAGGTAGCAGATGCCCAGGCAACCATAAAATCACTGGAAGATGCATTGCTGAAGGCTGAGAATGATATTTCTGTACTTGAAGGTGAAAAGAAAAATGCTGAAGAAGAAATATTAACTCTTAATTCCAAGTTAAATACATGCAACGAAGAGTTGTCTGGAACTAATAGCAGCACAGAAAGCAGGTCCATAGAGCAAAGTTGTCACCTACATAATCTTCACCTGTTACTGAAGGATGAAACTCTGTTGTCCACTGTGAAAAGATGTTTTGAGAAGAAATTTGAGGGCCTGAAAGATATGGAACTCATTCTAAAAAATATAAAGGACCGGTGTGTTTCCATGAATTTAGAAGAGCTGCAAAGATACCAAGTGTTGGAG GAAGATTCATATGCAACAAAGTCTTTCTCAGATGGCCTTGACAATATTTACAGTGTTGAAAAGGATAATGGTGAGGCCAGTGTTTCCGATGCTGATATGTCCTCATATTTGAAGAAGACTGCAGAAAAGTTTCAGTTGCGAGACAATATTCTTGCCGAAAATGTTGAACGCTTCTCTTCTTCTGTAGATGAGTTTATTGCAAATCTGTTGAGAAATCTACAGGCAATAAGGGATGAAGTAATCACTATGTCCGAGAACATGGAGTCTGTCAAGGAAAAAGCAACTAATCTGGAAATAAGTAAACAGGAACAGGAGGATACAATAGCCAGTTTAGAAAATGATCTTAACTCTCTACTCTCTTCTTGTACTGATGCTACTGGAGAACTTCAGTTTCAAGTCAAGAACAATTTACTTGAACTGAGCTCTGTTCCTGAGCTTGAAGAATTGAAACATTATCTGTTCCCAGAAACAGGAGCAATTGGTGGAGAGACCACAGAAACCAATGAACAAGGTCTATACGGCAGCAAATATGGGAAAACTGCAGAAATGTTGTCCATTTCTATTAGAAAAGTTAAAGCTTTGATTAAACAGTTTGAGAGCGCAAGTAAAGTGGCAGCCTCTACAATTGAAGATTTGCAGAGTAAACTGACAGAAGCGAGGACGACTGTTGAGAAAGCCGTTGAAGAAAGGGATCTTGGACAAAATAGGATTTCCAAGTTGGATACTGATGTAGAAGCATTACAGAATTCATGCAGTAAGCTGGCACTTAGACTAGAGGATTATCAATCCAAAGAGGATAAGTTTAACGAAAAAGAGGCAGAAGTTTTATCACTGCGCAATGCTTTGTCAATGAAGGAACAAG AGGCGGAAGACTCACTCCTGTCAGCATCTGAAATCAAAATCCTCTTTGACAAGATCAGCGGGATTGAAATCCCTATGCCAGAGTCACATGGAGGAGACTCGCAGCCCCACATTTCATCTCATGTGAATAAACTATTTTACGTTATTGATAGTATTAGTGACCTTCAGCATCAGATAAACTTATTGTCTTATGAAAAAGACGAGTTGCAGTCAACTCTTGGGACTAGGAATCTTGAAATTGAACAATTGAAGGAGGAGGTTGAAAGTTATGATAGAGATAGACAAGGTAGAGAGAAGATGAAAAATGAACTGTCTCTGCTCATATATAGTTTGGAAAAAATTATAGATATGTCAGGAGGTAATGATTTAGTAGGAGACCAGAAATCTTCTGGTGTGACGGGACTTCTATCAGTGTTGGAGAAGCAGGTTAGGGCTTTACAACTGGAATCTGAAAGttcaaaatcaaaagcccaGGAACTTGGTACTAAGTTGGGAGAGAGCCAAAAGATTGTGGAGGAATTATCGACTGTGGTTAATTCACTTCAAGGAAGGGCTGCTCAGTCAGAGATTGTCCAGGACAGGAGCATCTTTGAAGCACCTTCGTTGCCTACCGGTTCAGAGATATCTGAAATTGAAGATGGG GGATCACACGGAAAGAACGGGATATCTCCTGTCCAATCAGCAGCTCATGTGCGAACTATGCGAAAGGGTTCAACTGACCATCTGGCAATTGAAATTGGATCTGAATCCACCCGGTTACTCAACAGTGAAGAAACTGATGAGGACAAAG GTCATGTGTTCAAGTCTCTCAATGCATCTGGTCTCATTCCAAGACAGGGAAAGTTGGTTGCAGATCGAATAGATGGAATTTG GGTATCTGGCGGGCGGGTTTTGATGAGTCGCCCGAGGGCAAGGCTCGGACTTATCGTCTACTGGCTCTTCTTGCATCTGTGGCTGCTGGGAACCATTTTGTAA